A region from the Desulfoglaeba alkanexedens ALDC genome encodes:
- a CDS encoding glycosyltransferase family 4 protein has product MRLVRALAARGHRVLAVNRPGAPVHQALKNLVPQKFVPMMNGFDLYSMWQIRRLVGTYRFPIIQTYMGRATRLTRLPKRVPAIHIARLGGFYKIDGYYRHADVWVGNTKGVCDYLVSEGFPASRVFHIGNFVDTPRRLSQDERLQYRKRWQIPQDAFVIATLGRFIPLKGFQDLLTAISLGPTPSKDRPVVWIIAGDGPMGPELREKARKLEIEAYVRFPGWQDDPAAVYSLADLFVCPSRHETLGNVILEAWSYGVPVVATKTPGPLELIQPDENGFLVDVGEPRRLASLIDRVVNSEEGVLREMGRKGMRLVQDRYSEQSVVESYESLYRILLASGSFVR; this is encoded by the coding sequence GTGAGACTGGTCAGAGCTTTGGCGGCCCGAGGTCACCGCGTGCTGGCAGTGAACAGGCCGGGGGCTCCCGTGCACCAAGCACTGAAGAACCTCGTCCCGCAGAAGTTCGTCCCAATGATGAACGGATTTGACCTCTATTCGATGTGGCAAATCAGACGTCTCGTAGGAACTTACCGGTTTCCCATCATTCAGACCTACATGGGAAGGGCGACGCGGCTGACCCGACTTCCGAAGCGCGTACCCGCCATACACATTGCAAGGTTGGGAGGCTTCTATAAGATTGACGGCTACTATCGCCATGCGGATGTCTGGGTCGGAAACACCAAAGGGGTATGCGACTACCTGGTGAGCGAAGGGTTTCCCGCATCCAGGGTCTTTCATATCGGCAACTTTGTGGATACACCTCGAAGGTTGAGTCAAGATGAACGGTTGCAATACAGAAAGCGGTGGCAGATACCTCAAGACGCCTTCGTGATCGCAACCTTGGGGCGGTTCATTCCCCTAAAAGGTTTTCAGGATCTTCTCACGGCTATCTCCCTGGGTCCAACGCCATCCAAGGACCGGCCGGTGGTATGGATCATCGCCGGGGACGGCCCCATGGGACCCGAACTCCGAGAAAAGGCCAGAAAGCTGGAGATTGAAGCATACGTGCGCTTTCCGGGCTGGCAAGACGACCCTGCAGCAGTATACAGCCTGGCGGACCTGTTTGTCTGCCCGTCTCGCCATGAAACCCTGGGCAACGTCATTTTGGAAGCTTGGAGCTACGGGGTTCCGGTAGTGGCGACCAAGACTCCCGGCCCCCTCGAGCTCATTCAGCCAGACGAAAACGGCTTTCTCGTCGATGTGGGAGAACCCCGCCGGTTGGCGTCCCTCATTGATCGTGTGGTCAATTCCGAAGAAGGAGTTCTGCGTGAGATGGGGCGCAAAGGAATGAGGCTGGTGCAGGATCGGTACAGCGAGCAGTCCGTCGTGGAATCTTATGAATCCCTTTACCGAATCCTGCTGGCATCGGGGAGCTTTGTCCGTTGA
- a CDS encoding glycosyltransferase family 9 protein — MADLLSHHPDLDGVILWPKQEWSRLLRKGRFANFVRMVRSFRATLAEKRPQLVLDAQGLLRSRFLSRLSGAPLRVGFNSKEPHLGLMTHIIDRGPSTKHLGSEYHYMLDVLGIQPQRPEDVFPLGEDVIERARSLLRREGVGGPYGVLAPFTTRPQKHWPEDRWARVADVLRDDLAIEPIFLGGPRDQSSAKRIRNLCGGRVHVMCGKSNLLESFAIVSGASLTIGVDTGLTHMAMVQRRPAIALFGATCPYLFADGNQHRVLYHPLPCSPCKRSPVCDSNYPCMKAITVEEVIQTAKVLVGTDG; from the coding sequence ATGGCGGATCTCCTGAGTCATCATCCCGACCTGGACGGCGTTATTCTCTGGCCGAAACAGGAATGGAGCCGTTTGCTCAGGAAGGGACGATTCGCAAATTTCGTCCGAATGGTGAGATCGTTTCGCGCAACCCTTGCCGAAAAGAGGCCGCAACTCGTGTTGGACGCCCAAGGATTGCTCCGAAGCCGCTTTCTTTCCCGGCTTTCCGGGGCTCCTTTGCGCGTGGGCTTCAACTCCAAGGAACCCCATCTGGGGCTCATGACTCACATCATCGACAGAGGGCCCTCCACGAAGCACCTAGGATCCGAGTACCACTACATGCTGGATGTGCTTGGCATTCAGCCGCAGCGACCGGAAGACGTCTTTCCCCTGGGCGAGGATGTCATTGAAAGGGCTCGAAGCCTTCTTCGAAGGGAGGGCGTCGGCGGGCCCTATGGTGTCCTGGCGCCTTTCACGACCCGACCCCAAAAGCACTGGCCGGAAGATCGATGGGCCCGAGTAGCGGATGTTTTACGAGACGATTTGGCGATTGAACCCATTTTTCTTGGTGGACCTCGGGACCAGTCATCGGCGAAACGAATCCGGAACCTCTGCGGCGGACGGGTCCACGTCATGTGCGGTAAGAGCAACCTCCTAGAGAGCTTCGCCATTGTGAGCGGGGCTTCCCTCACAATCGGAGTGGATACGGGCCTGACGCACATGGCCATGGTTCAGCGTCGGCCGGCGATCGCCCTTTTCGGCGCAACCTGCCCCTATCTTTTCGCGGACGGAAACCAGCATCGAGTGCTTTATCACCCACTTCCATGTTCCCCGTGCAAGCGAAGTCCCGTTTGCGATTCCAACTACCCGTGCATGAAAGCCATCACGGTGGAGGAGGTCATCCAAACCGCCAAAGTGCTTGTAGGAACAGATGGCTGA
- a CDS encoding glycosyltransferase family 4 protein → MAEAMRILHVETGRHLYGGAYQVLQLLRGLADLGMENILVAPHDSAIVSEAAGYAQIHPVRMRGDLDPRLPLEIRRAIRSNRPHWVHVHSRRGADWWGGAIANALGIPAVITRRVDNPERAAVARIKYRWYRRVVAISSAIKEILKKEGIPSHKLVLIPSAVDTEAFGYPYPREDFLRRFQLQPNHLAVGMIAQFIPRKGHHLLLQAAPMIMEAFPNARFLLFGKGPLLPSVRRECENRGLDPFVRFVGYRQDLPRILPCLDLVVHPASMEGLGVSLIQAAAAGRAIVACRAGGIPEVVRDRFNGLLVEPGDVGGLAGAVNALLGDPGERRRMGETGRRWVHEHFSPGSMVSKYLTLYKETVSS, encoded by the coding sequence ATGGCTGAAGCGATGCGCATCCTTCACGTCGAAACGGGCCGCCATCTGTATGGAGGGGCATACCAGGTGCTCCAGCTCTTGAGGGGCCTGGCGGATCTTGGCATGGAAAACATTCTCGTGGCCCCCCATGACAGCGCCATCGTATCCGAAGCCGCCGGGTATGCCCAAATACACCCCGTTCGCATGAGAGGAGACCTGGATCCCCGACTGCCCCTCGAGATCCGGCGCGCGATCCGATCCAACAGGCCCCACTGGGTTCACGTACACAGTCGGCGAGGCGCCGACTGGTGGGGGGGAGCCATCGCCAACGCTCTCGGGATTCCCGCCGTGATCACCCGGCGCGTCGACAATCCGGAACGCGCCGCCGTCGCTCGTATCAAGTACCGGTGGTACCGGAGGGTCGTGGCCATTTCCTCCGCCATAAAGGAAATCCTGAAGAAGGAAGGAATCCCTTCCCATAAACTGGTTCTCATTCCCAGTGCGGTCGATACGGAAGCATTCGGTTATCCATACCCTCGGGAAGACTTTTTACGCCGATTTCAATTGCAGCCGAACCATCTGGCCGTAGGGATGATCGCCCAGTTCATTCCCCGCAAAGGGCATCACCTGCTGCTTCAGGCGGCTCCCATGATCATGGAAGCTTTCCCAAACGCCCGGTTCCTGTTGTTCGGGAAGGGGCCGCTTCTACCCTCGGTGCGAAGGGAATGTGAAAACCGAGGACTTGATCCTTTTGTTCGATTTGTCGGTTACAGACAGGATCTTCCCCGGATCCTTCCGTGCCTGGACCTGGTCGTTCACCCGGCAAGCATGGAAGGTCTCGGGGTCTCCTTGATTCAGGCGGCTGCAGCGGGAAGGGCCATCGTGGCCTGCAGAGCAGGAGGCATTCCGGAAGTCGTGCGAGACCGTTTCAACGGTCTCCTTGTGGAACCGGGTGATGTGGGTGGACTGGCCGGAGCGGTCAACGCCCTCTTGGGGGATCCGGGAGAACGCCGGCGAATGGGCGAAACGGGCCGGCGGTGGGTCCATGAGCATTTCAGTCCCGGATCCATGGTTTCCAAATACCTGACCCTTTACAAGGAGACGGTCTCCTCATGA
- a CDS encoding glycosyltransferase, with protein MSKTPQGRNIVTRSKEKSDHPYRLTYISRARLHRARANVIQTVKTVEGLARIGVSVDLHVPPWKGNRNLPNTLNALGVQRTFSIQAHNGLRSFWRALAFAPFFWRFGKPLREAPAVYTRSADLSMALIRHRIPHNFEVHDMDTLRRQGVLDVLVDAYGKGLIRQFFPISRAAAVGLLEKGLDPHRVHVAPCGADLSLYADMAPWDPSRLRHPHIMYVGRISRDRGLDVLERLARLDFCRVTVVGVLDDAPSTNHIRVVSFVPHREIPRYLEQADILVMPYQRNLRHAASISPMKLFEAMAAGRPIVVSDLEPIREIVQDGKTALCVKPDDGEAWEAAIRSLRDDPEAAQRMACQAQKEAARYSWENRARILRDTIFGKEPEHLHG; from the coding sequence GTGTCAAAAACTCCTCAAGGCCGCAACATCGTGACCCGTTCGAAGGAAAAATCCGACCATCCTTACCGGCTGACCTATATTTCCCGAGCACGGCTGCATCGGGCTCGAGCCAACGTCATTCAGACGGTGAAAACCGTGGAAGGCCTCGCCCGAATCGGCGTTTCCGTAGACCTTCATGTACCCCCCTGGAAAGGCAACCGCAATCTCCCGAACACCCTGAACGCACTGGGGGTGCAACGCACCTTTTCCATCCAGGCCCACAACGGACTTCGCTCCTTTTGGAGAGCCCTCGCTTTCGCCCCGTTCTTTTGGCGCTTCGGAAAGCCCCTTCGAGAGGCTCCGGCGGTCTACACGCGTTCGGCCGACCTCAGCATGGCGCTGATCCGACACCGCATTCCCCACAACTTTGAAGTGCACGACATGGACACCCTTCGGCGTCAAGGGGTTTTGGATGTGCTTGTGGACGCATACGGCAAGGGCTTGATTCGACAGTTTTTTCCCATCAGCCGCGCAGCAGCCGTGGGACTTCTGGAAAAGGGCCTGGATCCCCACCGCGTGCACGTGGCCCCCTGTGGTGCGGATTTATCGCTTTATGCTGACATGGCTCCCTGGGACCCGTCCAGGTTACGGCATCCGCACATCATGTACGTGGGGCGGATCAGCAGGGACCGAGGTCTGGACGTCTTGGAAAGGCTGGCTCGCCTGGATTTCTGTCGGGTGACGGTCGTCGGGGTCTTAGACGATGCCCCGTCCACGAACCACATCCGGGTCGTCTCCTTTGTGCCGCACCGAGAGATCCCTAGGTATCTGGAACAGGCGGATATTCTGGTGATGCCTTATCAGAGAAATCTTCGTCATGCGGCATCCATCAGCCCCATGAAGCTCTTTGAAGCCATGGCGGCCGGCCGGCCCATCGTGGTCAGTGACCTGGAACCCATTCGAGAAATCGTTCAGGACGGGAAAACCGCCCTGTGTGTGAAGCCCGACGATGGAGAGGCTTGGGAAGCCGCGATCCGTTCCCTGCGGGATGATCCCGAAGCCGCTCAACGCATGGCTTGCCAAGCTCAAAAAGAAGCCGCCCGCTACAGCTGGGAAAATCGAGCCCGGATTCTACGGGACACCATCTTTGGAAAAGAACCGGAACACCTTCATGGCTAA
- a CDS encoding O-antigen ligase family protein has protein sequence MNLRRVQISPWLDKTGLTALYTYAFTILLSTAAATVALWVLVGLYGIKAPETGFHRARRLFLPWAVLLAFLLLRTLAAMIHRPEWAAQHVDGLWKWARLLLFPVVAWWIQGDEKRVRYLLATALAGLLFGTVHMIDLHALESAWQGMRTGFHLRIIAFGLYAGTFVWGLVCFAPEVFHARRFRGLWVTIWAVVLLSLGQCLFFTQSRGVFLGFAVTSFLVSIIVFMAGRTQGSLEPLSALKRGLIAFWALFIAFTVINRPLVEKRWLEEKETLLQLKTFDFSQPAHDSTGYRAHLYRFAWESICEDPLWGAGPATSKRFIQESGRETLKAPNWKGQMQWWDHLHSTHLEILFHFGTVGALLWLWLYSSLIFGIHRSWKRGTLSTSLWLFSLASLIYLFWWALFDFRALHPDWRFFWNFLAGVLASKPFFQGSAVDRKETRP, from the coding sequence ATGAACCTTCGACGCGTGCAGATTTCGCCATGGCTGGACAAGACGGGTTTGACGGCCCTCTATACGTACGCGTTTACGATCCTCCTGAGCACCGCGGCCGCCACGGTGGCCCTATGGGTTCTGGTCGGACTTTACGGAATCAAGGCCCCGGAGACAGGCTTTCATCGAGCGCGCCGTCTTTTCTTACCTTGGGCGGTACTTTTAGCTTTTCTACTTTTAAGGACCTTGGCAGCCATGATCCATCGCCCAGAATGGGCCGCTCAGCACGTGGACGGCTTGTGGAAATGGGCTCGGCTTCTTCTCTTTCCTGTGGTCGCTTGGTGGATCCAAGGGGACGAAAAGAGGGTCCGATATCTGCTCGCGACGGCGCTTGCCGGTCTTCTTTTCGGTACAGTGCACATGATCGACCTGCACGCCCTGGAAAGCGCGTGGCAAGGGATGCGTACGGGCTTTCACCTACGCATTATCGCCTTTGGGTTGTATGCCGGCACCTTTGTGTGGGGCTTGGTCTGCTTTGCACCGGAGGTGTTTCATGCCCGCCGTTTCCGAGGCCTCTGGGTGACCATCTGGGCGGTCGTTTTGCTTTCTCTGGGCCAGTGCCTGTTCTTTACCCAATCGCGAGGGGTTTTCCTGGGTTTTGCGGTTACGTCCTTCCTGGTGAGCATCATTGTCTTCATGGCGGGAAGAACCCAAGGTTCTTTGGAACCTCTTTCGGCGTTGAAACGCGGCCTGATAGCGTTTTGGGCGCTCTTTATCGCCTTCACCGTCATCAACCGCCCTCTGGTGGAAAAGCGTTGGCTCGAAGAAAAAGAAACTCTGCTCCAACTGAAAACCTTTGATTTCAGCCAGCCGGCCCATGATTCCACGGGCTACCGCGCCCACCTCTATCGATTCGCCTGGGAAAGCATCTGTGAAGATCCTTTGTGGGGCGCCGGTCCGGCCACATCCAAGAGGTTCATCCAAGAAAGCGGCAGGGAAACCCTGAAAGCGCCCAACTGGAAAGGCCAGATGCAATGGTGGGATCACTTACACAGCACTCACCTGGAAATTCTTTTCCATTTCGGAACGGTTGGAGCACTCCTGTGGCTGTGGCTCTATAGTTCCCTTATTTTCGGCATCCACCGAAGCTGGAAGCGCGGCACGCTTAGCACTTCACTGTGGCTGTTTTCCCTGGCATCGCTCATCTACCTTTTTTGGTGGGCCCTGTTTGATTTTCGAGCGCTCCATCCCGATTGGCGCTTTTTCTGGAACTTCTTGGCCGGAGTCCTTGCTTCGAAGCCCTTCTTTCAGGGCTCGGCCGTTGACAGGAAGGAAACTCGACCGTGA
- a CDS encoding glycosyltransferase, producing MKKNSHDPAPRTGIVTFSAGDGGNDKMLVHLARGLTEQGCKVDFVTRTRRAPYLDMLPPSVNWILLEATSSKGRAAALARYVAEAQPDVLLSGKRSDEETLSAVQRARTNTRVFFRVGTTLSVRNENRGILKTWWRTRRMRHLFPKAHGVIAVSQGVARDVVRFLMVPAEKIHVVPNPVVTPEMQAQKPPVPSHPFYAIPRDIAVVVGMGGFRKQKDFPTLLRAFAMVVRRRPARLILLGQGHLEEKLKALSRSLGIAGDVAFPGFVKDPYGYLAHADLFVLSSLWEGSPNVLTEALALGTPVVATDCPSGPKEILQDGRYGRLVPCSNPEAMAQAMEETLENPPPPDLLKQAVNRYTLACSAREYLRAFGLCGNATSEEPSKKAGGNPNGESTR from the coding sequence GTGAAAAAGAATTCGCACGATCCTGCGCCCCGAACGGGGATTGTCACCTTTTCCGCCGGAGACGGAGGGAACGACAAGATGCTGGTGCATTTGGCTCGAGGCTTGACCGAGCAGGGATGCAAGGTTGACTTTGTGACACGCACCAGGCGCGCACCCTATCTGGATATGCTGCCCCCTTCCGTGAACTGGATTCTTTTGGAAGCGACCTCATCAAAAGGTCGAGCCGCGGCCCTTGCCCGATATGTGGCCGAAGCACAGCCGGATGTTCTTCTTTCGGGAAAACGCAGCGACGAGGAAACCCTCAGCGCCGTTCAACGCGCCCGGACGAACACCCGCGTTTTCTTTCGGGTCGGCACCACCCTTTCGGTGCGAAACGAAAACCGAGGGATTCTCAAGACATGGTGGCGCACGCGGCGGATGCGGCATCTTTTTCCAAAAGCCCACGGCGTTATCGCCGTATCCCAGGGGGTGGCTCGTGATGTGGTTCGCTTTCTCATGGTTCCAGCCGAAAAGATCCATGTGGTTCCCAACCCCGTCGTCACCCCGGAAATGCAGGCGCAAAAACCTCCGGTTCCCTCCCACCCTTTTTACGCCATACCTCGGGATATCGCCGTCGTCGTAGGCATGGGCGGTTTCCGTAAACAGAAGGATTTTCCCACGCTGCTTCGAGCCTTCGCCATGGTGGTCCGAAGACGGCCGGCCCGGCTCATCCTACTCGGCCAAGGCCATCTCGAAGAAAAACTCAAAGCGCTGAGTCGATCCCTAGGCATCGCCGGCGACGTCGCTTTTCCGGGCTTTGTGAAAGACCCATACGGGTATCTCGCCCATGCCGATCTCTTCGTTCTGTCGTCGTTGTGGGAAGGATCCCCCAACGTCCTGACGGAAGCTCTGGCCCTGGGAACGCCCGTGGTGGCCACGGACTGTCCGAGCGGTCCGAAGGAAATCCTTCAGGACGGCCGCTACGGAAGGCTTGTTCCGTGTTCCAATCCTGAAGCCATGGCGCAGGCGATGGAAGAAACCCTGGAGAACCCTCCCCCTCCCGATTTGTTGAAGCAGGCGGTTAACCGCTACACCCTGGCTTGCAGCGCTCGAGAATACCTCAGAGCCTTCGGGCTTTGCGGGAACGCCACTTCTGAAGAGCCTTCGAAAAAGGCTGGAGGAAACCCCAACGGAGAATCCACCCGATGA
- a CDS encoding glycosyltransferase: MKEPQRRWRLALFLATSGHSGVDRIMKHFIAELGTRPLDVDLLQVEGHGPHMASLPPNVRRVPLGTRHVQSSVLRLAQYLRKVRPNALLCDKDRVNRTAVVSAVMAGYPGRLVLRVGTTVSKNLESRGFFHRSVQYWSIRRLYAKAQTVIVPSQGAARDLEAVGSFPPGFVRVLPSPVVSDALHRLARKPIAHPWLQKGEPPVILGAGELCERKDFGTLIRAFAQVVKIRPCRLVILGKGKKRAALEALARDLSISDKVSFPGFVENPYAYMAGSAVFVLSSTCEGLPVVLTEAMALGTPVVSTDCPSGPREILKDGRFGPLVPIRNPRMLAEAIATVLDTPPDADALKAAASRYHVRPATDAYLQVLGYDETPDPRAGSWDTPPRPMDGEAAGETP, from the coding sequence ATGAAGGAACCCCAACGCCGCTGGCGGCTGGCACTCTTTCTCGCCACATCCGGTCATAGCGGTGTGGATCGCATCATGAAGCATTTCATCGCCGAATTGGGAACGAGGCCCCTGGACGTGGATCTCCTTCAGGTGGAAGGGCACGGCCCGCACATGGCTTCGCTACCCCCAAACGTGCGGCGGGTGCCTTTGGGGACCCGACACGTCCAGTCGAGCGTCCTACGGCTCGCCCAGTATCTGCGGAAGGTCCGCCCGAACGCCCTTCTCTGTGATAAGGATCGAGTCAACCGAACGGCTGTGGTGTCCGCTGTCATGGCGGGATATCCGGGACGGCTCGTCCTTCGCGTGGGAACCACCGTCTCCAAGAACCTGGAAAGCCGGGGGTTTTTCCACCGCAGCGTGCAGTACTGGAGCATCCGCCGTCTCTATGCTAAAGCCCAGACCGTGATCGTACCCTCTCAAGGGGCGGCTCGAGACCTGGAGGCCGTCGGTTCGTTCCCACCGGGATTCGTCCGGGTGCTTCCGTCTCCGGTGGTCTCCGACGCCCTTCACCGCCTGGCTCGGAAACCAATCGCCCATCCCTGGCTCCAAAAGGGAGAACCGCCGGTCATACTGGGGGCTGGGGAACTGTGCGAAAGAAAAGATTTTGGAACCCTTATCCGTGCTTTCGCCCAAGTGGTCAAAATCAGACCGTGCCGACTGGTGATTCTGGGAAAGGGGAAAAAGCGGGCGGCTTTGGAAGCCCTCGCACGAGACTTGAGCATTTCCGACAAGGTGTCTTTTCCGGGGTTCGTGGAAAATCCTTACGCGTATATGGCCGGATCCGCCGTTTTTGTCCTTTCCTCCACGTGCGAAGGTCTTCCCGTGGTCTTGACGGAAGCCATGGCTCTGGGCACCCCTGTGGTGTCCACGGACTGCCCCAGCGGTCCTCGGGAAATCTTGAAAGACGGACGATTCGGGCCGCTGGTTCCGATAAGAAACCCGCGGATGCTGGCTGAAGCCATAGCAACGGTCCTGGACACCCCACCTGACGCCGACGCCCTGAAGGCCGCCGCATCCCGGTACCACGTGCGCCCGGCCACCGACGCCTACTTGCAGGTTTTGGGCTATGACGAAACTCCCGATCCCCGAGCGGGTTCATGGGATACTCCACCACGGCCCATGGATGGTGAAGCGGCGGGAGAAACGCCATGA
- a CDS encoding glycosyltransferase: MRSPRPISLFLSFSGQGGVERMVLNLAEGLQRLYGPVEIVAVKTRSRYLQNGSHSVPVRSLGVEHTLQSIPRLALYLRKTRPAALLAAKDRANQAAVLARALAKTPTRVVLRLGTTISAAIAHKSRLHKALWTVPIRILYPRADAVVAVSQGVAEDLERLLGRCPHTTVVIPNPVITPQLYAQAREPVEHPWFQLRGSPVLVGMGRLTTQKDFPTMLRALQKVRRAVPCRLVVLGDGPDRSALESLARGLDLAESVSFTGFVANPYPYLRNASVFVLSSIWEGSPNALTEALALGTPVVATDCPSGPREILRGGDVAPLVPMRDPDAMARTILDVLDNPPDTERLRQAATPYTVEHSARRYLDVLLGRPLGQASEGILDSARPQSLP, encoded by the coding sequence ATGAGATCACCCAGACCCATCAGTTTGTTTCTTTCCTTCTCCGGCCAGGGCGGCGTGGAACGCATGGTATTGAATCTGGCCGAGGGCCTCCAGCGGCTTTACGGCCCGGTGGAAATCGTCGCCGTCAAGACCCGAAGCCGGTATCTGCAAAATGGATCCCATTCGGTGCCGGTGCGATCTCTGGGCGTGGAACACACCCTGCAAAGCATCCCTCGGTTGGCCCTCTACTTGAGAAAAACACGCCCAGCGGCCCTTCTGGCGGCCAAAGACCGAGCCAATCAGGCGGCGGTCCTTGCCCGGGCTCTGGCCAAAACGCCCACGCGGGTCGTCCTTCGACTGGGCACTACCATATCGGCCGCCATCGCTCACAAATCCCGGCTCCATAAGGCTCTATGGACCGTGCCCATCCGCATCTTATACCCGCGGGCCGACGCGGTAGTGGCCGTCTCCCAAGGTGTTGCGGAAGACCTGGAACGGCTTCTGGGCCGCTGCCCCCACACCACCGTGGTCATCCCCAACCCGGTAATCACGCCACAACTCTACGCACAGGCTCGAGAGCCGGTGGAACACCCATGGTTTCAGCTCCGCGGCTCACCTGTCCTTGTGGGAATGGGCCGTTTGACCACCCAGAAGGATTTTCCGACCATGCTGCGCGCTCTCCAGAAGGTGCGAAGGGCTGTTCCGTGTCGATTGGTCGTGCTCGGAGATGGACCCGACCGAAGCGCCCTGGAATCTCTGGCACGAGGCCTCGATCTGGCAGAGTCTGTTTCCTTTACGGGTTTCGTCGCGAATCCATATCCGTATCTTCGAAACGCCTCTGTTTTTGTGCTCTCTTCCATCTGGGAAGGCTCCCCCAACGCCCTGACGGAAGCCCTGGCTTTGGGGACTCCCGTGGTGGCCACCGATTGCCCCAGCGGGCCTCGGGAAATCCTTCGCGGAGGGGACGTGGCCCCACTCGTTCCCATGCGGGACCCGGACGCCATGGCCCGGACCATCCTTGATGTACTGGACAACCCACCCGATACAGAGCGTTTGCGGCAAGCCGCGACACCCTATACGGTGGAACACAGCGCCCGGCGTTATCTCGATGTCTTGCTGGGAAGACCGCTCGGACAAGCCTCGGAAGGAATCCTCGACTCGGCACGCCCGCAAAGCTTGCCTTGA
- a CDS encoding transposase, translating into MKPSKDAPSSKIRLRKHLNADAMVRAVRREFEKIPDPRKGTPQISFADAAMSAFAMFSLKDPSLPAFEKRWSARDHNLHALYHIEKVASDSTMREILDEVSPYVFRPAFGEIFSRLQRGKALDQMTVLDGRYILALDGTGYFSSEKVFSDACLRKTSATGKTTYSLQMMGAALVHPDHKAVIPFPPEVIRREDGDTKNDCERNAAGRCIENLRTDHPHIKLIVTEDALSPNAPHIETLKRFDCRFVLGVKPGDHAFLFEKADEAIAEGRAVEFWHAAEDNPETLHYFRFINDLPLNKSHPDLRVNLLEYWQVTPKGLLRFSWVTDILIRRENAVTLMRIGRARWRIENETFNTLKNQGYHLEHNYGLGRKHLSAVLVTLMMLAFCVDQSLQLCCPLFQAVWRKLQTKRDLWERIRAMFWDFRLESIRMLYEALLYGYKRLTPIIAYNTS; encoded by the coding sequence ATGAAGCCCAGCAAAGACGCTCCTTCCTCCAAGATCCGACTTCGCAAGCATCTGAATGCAGATGCCATGGTGAGGGCGGTGCGCCGTGAGTTCGAAAAGATCCCCGATCCCCGCAAAGGCACGCCGCAGATCTCCTTTGCGGATGCGGCCATGAGCGCCTTCGCCATGTTTTCTTTGAAGGATCCCTCTCTTCCGGCCTTTGAGAAACGCTGGTCGGCTCGGGATCACAACCTGCACGCGCTCTACCACATCGAGAAGGTCGCTTCCGACAGCACCATGCGGGAGATTCTCGATGAGGTTTCGCCCTATGTGTTCCGACCCGCCTTCGGCGAGATCTTCTCACGGCTTCAGCGCGGCAAGGCGCTGGATCAGATGACCGTGCTGGACGGCCGCTACATCCTGGCCCTGGACGGCACGGGCTATTTTTCGTCGGAAAAGGTCTTTTCCGACGCCTGCCTTCGAAAAACCTCTGCCACCGGCAAGACCACCTATTCCCTCCAAATGATGGGAGCCGCCCTCGTCCACCCGGACCACAAGGCCGTGATCCCCTTTCCCCCCGAAGTGATCCGAAGAGAAGACGGTGACACCAAAAACGACTGCGAACGCAACGCCGCCGGCCGTTGTATCGAGAACCTGAGAACTGACCACCCCCACATCAAGCTCATCGTGACCGAAGATGCCCTCAGTCCCAACGCTCCCCACATTGAAACCCTCAAGCGCTTCGACTGCCGCTTCGTGCTTGGGGTTAAACCCGGCGATCACGCCTTCCTCTTCGAAAAGGCCGACGAGGCCATCGCCGAGGGCAGGGCTGTGGAGTTCTGGCACGCAGCGGAAGACAACCCCGAAACCCTCCATTACTTCCGCTTCATCAACGATCTTCCCCTCAACAAGTCCCATCCCGACCTACGAGTGAACCTCCTCGAGTACTGGCAGGTGACTCCCAAGGGGCTGCTGCGGTTTTCCTGGGTCACCGATATCCTCATCCGCCGGGAAAACGCCGTTACCTTGATGCGGATCGGCCGGGCACGCTGGCGCATCGAAAACGAAACCTTCAACACTTTGAAAAACCAGGGCTACCACCTCGAACACAACTACGGCCTGGGCCGAAAACACCTTAGCGCCGTCCTCGTCACCCTCATGATGTTGGCCTTCTGCGTGGACCAGAGCCTCCAACTGTGTTGCCCGCTGTTTCAGGCCGTATGGCGAAAGCTCCAAACCAAACGGGACCTCTGGGAGAGGATCCGGGCCATGTTCTGGGACTTCCGCCTGGAGTCCATCCGGATGCTCTACGAGGCCCTTCTTTACGGATACAAAAGGCTGACCCCGATCATCGCCTATAACACCTCGTAG
- a CDS encoding addiction module protein — translation MKKKLTATDTLGLSIPERIQLAEDIWDTVAAEAESVELTEGEKKIIDERLEAYHQNPDLGSPWEDVYKRTVSK, via the coding sequence ATGAAGAAGAAATTAACTGCAACTGATACTCTTGGTTTATCAATCCCAGAGAGAATCCAATTGGCAGAAGACATTTGGGATACGGTAGCCGCAGAAGCTGAGTCGGTCGAATTAACTGAAGGAGAGAAGAAGATAATTGATGAAAGATTGGAGGCATATCACCAGAATCCTGATTTGGGTTCTCCTTGGGAAGATGTTTATAAGAGAACAGTAAGCAAATGA